The Egibacteraceae bacterium genome includes a window with the following:
- a CDS encoding MnhB domain-containing protein — MNVPREQRDERDGVMPSLILGAGTRAVFHTILVFSVFLLFAGHNAPGGGFIGGLVAGAALVLRYVAEGSNGLRRTIPIAPETLLGAGVLVAGGAGAAALATGRDFLTQGYLLSEELPGLGAVRIHSALVFDTGVFLIVVGLVLALLRTLGEELRP, encoded by the coding sequence ATGAACGTCCCCCGCGAGCAGCGTGACGAGCGCGACGGGGTCATGCCATCGCTGATCCTGGGCGCCGGCACCCGGGCGGTCTTCCACACCATCCTGGTGTTCAGCGTCTTCCTGCTGTTCGCCGGGCACAACGCCCCGGGCGGCGGGTTCATCGGCGGGCTCGTGGCTGGCGCCGCCCTGGTCCTGCGGTACGTCGCCGAAGGCTCCAACGGCCTGCGACGCACGATCCCGATCGCGCCCGAGACCCTGCTCGGCGCAGGCGTGCTGGTCGCCGGCGGTGCCGGGGCCGCCGCCCTGGCCACCGGCCGCGACTTCCTCACCCAGGGCTACCTGCTGTCCGAGGAGCTCCCCGGCCTCGGCGCGGTCCGCATCCACAGCGCGCTGGTGTTCGACACCGGGGTCTTCCTGATCGTCGTGGGCCTGGTCCTCGCCCTGCTGCGGACCCTGGGCGAGGAGCTGCGCCCATGA
- a CDS encoding YihY/virulence factor BrkB family protein: protein MTGEASLRDGPVPPADPTELTRADAKAVAKATVAEIKSDDVPSLAAGVAFKIFLSLFPSAIAGVAIFSVVTAPDDIERFIEVIQNLDFVPQAANELITDPLRDLVEGEGAAGIAIAGVLGGLWAASSAAVTLIKALSRAWDVPETRKFFRQRIVAVVIMLALLLALTGLFLLLVVGLQIQAAVVPDELLRGPVPALLALGRFLGAILLLTALFAFVYWIGPDRDRPEWSWLTPGAVVGVVGWLAVGGLFTLYVRTFGSYEATYGALAGVIVLLLWLQLSMTMLLVGAELNNVIERVRDRKAVVGEGSGFAQAMPLTEAASDAPEPGEGVLLPAVPPPAPGDPLPGLEERGEARTDGQGRSLLARAGAAAAALRHQRRQRRRRRR from the coding sequence CCAAGGCCGTGGCGAAGGCCACGGTGGCGGAGATCAAGTCCGACGACGTCCCGTCGCTGGCCGCGGGCGTGGCGTTCAAGATCTTCCTCTCCCTGTTCCCGTCGGCGATCGCCGGCGTGGCGATCTTCAGCGTGGTGACCGCCCCGGACGACATCGAGCGGTTCATCGAGGTCATCCAGAACCTCGACTTCGTGCCGCAGGCGGCCAACGAGCTGATCACCGATCCGCTGCGCGACCTCGTCGAGGGCGAGGGGGCGGCGGGCATCGCCATCGCCGGTGTCCTGGGTGGGCTGTGGGCAGCGTCCTCGGCGGCGGTCACGCTCATCAAGGCGCTGAGCCGCGCCTGGGACGTGCCCGAGACGCGCAAGTTCTTCCGCCAGCGCATCGTCGCCGTCGTGATCATGCTGGCCCTGCTCCTGGCGTTGACCGGGCTGTTCCTCCTGCTGGTGGTCGGTCTGCAGATCCAAGCCGCCGTCGTGCCCGACGAGCTTCTCCGGGGCCCGGTCCCCGCCCTGCTGGCGCTGGGCCGTTTCCTCGGCGCGATCCTCCTGCTGACGGCGCTGTTCGCCTTCGTGTACTGGATCGGCCCCGACCGCGACCGCCCCGAGTGGTCGTGGCTGACACCGGGCGCGGTGGTCGGCGTGGTCGGATGGCTCGCCGTGGGCGGCCTGTTCACCCTGTACGTCCGCACCTTCGGCAGCTACGAGGCGACCTACGGGGCGCTGGCGGGGGTGATCGTGCTGCTGCTGTGGCTCCAGCTGTCCATGACGATGCTGCTCGTCGGCGCGGAGCTGAACAACGTCATCGAACGCGTCCGCGACCGTAAGGCCGTCGTCGGCGAGGGTTCCGGGTTCGCCCAGGCCATGCCGCTCACCGAGGCGGCCAGTGACGCCCCCGAGCCAGGCGAGGGGGTGCTGCTGCCGGCGGTCCCCCCTCCTGCCCCCGGGGACCCGTTACCGGGACTGGAGGAGCGCGGCGAGGCCCGGACCGACGGACAGGGCCGAAGCCTGCTGGCACGGGCGGGCGCCGCCGCCGCGGCGCTGCGGCACCAGCGCCGCCAGCGCCGCCGGCGCCGACGGTGA
- the mbhE gene encoding hydrogen gas-evolving membrane-bound hydrogenase subunit E: MLFALLGLHAALAVGAPPLARRWGRGVFLACALAPGAMSVYAAVQAPAVLAGEEIRTTLAWAPSLGVTGDLRLDAFGLLMVALVSGIGTLVFVYAFGYFSAPRADLGKFAATLTAFAGSMLGLVLADNLLFLFVFWELTSITSYLLIGFEDRKAEARDAAMQALLTTGIGGLALLGGLVIIGEAAGTYSLSAVLADPPTGGAVPAGLVLCLLGAFTKSAQVPFHTWLPGAMAAPTPVSAYLHSATMVKAGIYLVARFAPAFASEPGWRPLVITVGIATMLVGAWRALRQHDLKLLLAYGTVSQLGFLMVLFGVGTPKATFAGAALLLAHGIFKAALFMIVGIVDHEAHTRDLRQLSGLRRAMPATFAVAAVTAASMAGLPPLLGFISKEAAFEALVRGGVGPLGMLALIGAVVGSVLTFAYSARFVWGAFGHKRGETGLVGPAVHAPPWYFLAPVLVLGALTLVLGLVPAPADPLVNQGAVSLDPAWSPEALALWHGVTMALWLSVVVVGAGAALFAARRTVERVQALVPALPGAKEAYESSVRGVLWTAKRLTAVMQNGSLPIYLSVITVTVVVLPGAALLAGNGMPELPALAAHPMQVAVAALVIIAGLGAARSRRRFSAVLLLGAVGYGVAVLFVIQGAPDLALTQLLVETLTIVIFVLVLRHLPARFDTARVSFSRPLRAAIAVGVGVFVFAFALVAGGARTADPVSDEYLARSLSEAQGRNVVNVILVDFRSLDTLGEIVVLVVAALGITALVSATRAVGDRPPLDGPSASDRGDAASPEADEQEAAAPRAGAREPGR; this comes from the coding sequence GTGCTGTTCGCGCTGCTGGGCCTGCATGCGGCGCTGGCCGTGGGGGCACCGCCGCTGGCCCGCCGGTGGGGGCGCGGTGTCTTCCTCGCGTGTGCCCTGGCGCCCGGCGCGATGTCGGTGTACGCCGCCGTGCAGGCTCCGGCCGTGCTGGCCGGCGAGGAGATCCGCACCACACTGGCCTGGGCGCCCTCGCTCGGGGTGACCGGCGACCTGCGGCTCGACGCCTTCGGGCTGCTGATGGTCGCGCTCGTGTCGGGCATCGGCACCCTGGTGTTCGTCTACGCCTTCGGCTACTTCTCGGCGCCACGCGCCGACCTCGGCAAGTTCGCGGCGACCCTCACCGCCTTCGCCGGCTCCATGCTGGGCCTCGTCCTGGCCGACAACCTGCTGTTCCTCTTCGTGTTCTGGGAGCTCACCTCGATCACGAGCTACCTGCTGATCGGCTTCGAGGACCGCAAGGCCGAGGCTCGGGACGCGGCCATGCAGGCCCTGCTCACCACGGGTATCGGGGGCCTCGCGCTCCTGGGCGGCCTCGTGATCATCGGCGAGGCCGCTGGGACCTACTCGCTGTCGGCCGTGCTCGCGGACCCGCCGACGGGGGGAGCGGTGCCCGCCGGCCTGGTGCTGTGCCTGCTCGGCGCGTTCACCAAGTCGGCGCAGGTCCCGTTCCACACGTGGCTGCCCGGCGCCATGGCGGCGCCCACCCCGGTGAGCGCCTACCTGCACTCGGCCACCATGGTCAAGGCCGGCATCTATCTCGTGGCGCGGTTCGCCCCGGCCTTCGCGTCGGAGCCCGGCTGGCGTCCCCTCGTGATCACCGTCGGGATCGCGACCATGCTCGTCGGTGCCTGGCGGGCCCTGCGCCAGCACGACCTCAAACTGCTCCTGGCGTATGGGACCGTGAGCCAGCTCGGCTTCCTGATGGTGCTCTTCGGGGTCGGCACCCCGAAAGCGACGTTCGCGGGGGCGGCGCTGCTGCTCGCCCACGGGATCTTCAAGGCCGCCCTGTTCATGATCGTGGGCATCGTCGACCACGAGGCCCACACGCGCGACCTGCGCCAGCTGAGCGGGCTGCGGCGGGCGATGCCGGCCACCTTCGCGGTGGCTGCGGTGACCGCGGCGTCGATGGCCGGGCTGCCGCCCCTGCTGGGGTTCATCTCCAAGGAAGCCGCCTTCGAGGCGCTGGTGCGCGGCGGCGTCGGACCGCTCGGCATGCTGGCCCTGATCGGGGCCGTCGTCGGGTCCGTGCTCACCTTCGCCTACAGTGCCCGCTTCGTGTGGGGCGCCTTCGGGCACAAGCGGGGCGAGACCGGCCTCGTGGGCCCCGCGGTCCATGCACCGCCCTGGTACTTCCTCGCGCCGGTGCTGGTGCTGGGCGCGCTGACGCTCGTGCTCGGGCTGGTGCCCGCGCCGGCCGACCCCCTGGTCAACCAGGGTGCGGTGAGCCTCGACCCCGCATGGTCGCCGGAGGCGCTCGCGCTGTGGCACGGGGTCACCATGGCGCTGTGGCTCTCGGTCGTCGTGGTCGGGGCGGGCGCCGCGCTGTTCGCGGCGCGTCGCACCGTCGAGCGTGTGCAGGCGCTCGTGCCCGCACTGCCCGGGGCCAAGGAGGCCTACGAGTCCAGCGTGCGGGGCGTGCTGTGGACCGCCAAGCGCCTCACCGCCGTGATGCAGAACGGCTCGCTGCCGATCTACCTTTCGGTCATCACCGTCACGGTGGTGGTCCTGCCCGGTGCCGCGCTGCTGGCGGGCAACGGCATGCCGGAGCTGCCGGCCCTCGCCGCGCACCCCATGCAGGTCGCGGTCGCCGCGCTGGTCATCATCGCCGGCCTCGGAGCGGCGAGGAGCCGGCGACGGTTCTCCGCCGTGCTCCTCCTCGGCGCGGTCGGCTATGGCGTGGCGGTCTTGTTCGTCATCCAGGGCGCGCCCGACCTCGCGCTCACCCAGCTGCTGGTCGAGACGCTGACGATCGTCATCTTCGTCCTGGTCCTGCGCCACCTGCCGGCCCGGTTCGACACGGCACGCGTCTCGTTCTCCCGGCCGCTGCGCGCCGCGATCGCGGTCGGCGTCGGCGTGTTCGTGTTCGCCTTCGCCCTGGTGGCCGGCGGCGCCCGGACGGCCGACCCCGTGTCCGACGAGTACCTCGCGCGGTCGCTGTCCGAGGCACAGGGCCGCAACGTGGTGAACGTCATCCTGGTCGACTTCCGCTCCCTCGACACCCTCGGGGAGATCGTCGTGCTCGTCGTCGCGGCGCTGGGCATCACGGCACTGGTGTCGGCCACCCGCGCCGTCGGTGATCGCCCGCCACTCGATGGACCGTCGGCGTCCGACCGGGGAGACGCCGCGTCGCCCGAGGCGGACGAGCAGGAGGCCGCGGCGCCTCGGGCCGGCGCGCGGGAGCCCGGACGATGA